The genomic window CCGTCAGGATCTACGTAGCGTAATAATTCTCGATACATTTTATACGCACGATTTCCGTCCCAAAGTCTTGCCCAAAGATTAATTCTCCAACCTTTTGACCAGCCTGTGGTTTCGTCTCCTTTTATTTCTAATGTTTTCTTTGAAGCTTCGGCTAAATCAGGAGTTTTCAAAGGTGTAATATGATCGCCAGGGAAAAGTCCGAATAAGTGTGATTGATGACGATGTTTTGGTTCATCATCATCCCAATCAAAATACCATTCCTGTAGATTTCCTTTTTTTCCAATTTGATACGGATGCAGTTTTGAAAGTGCTGTTTCTAGTTTTTTTCTAAAATCGGCATCCGTATTTAATACTTTTGAAGCTTTTATGGTTTTATCAAAACATTCGCGAATCATGGCTAAATCTGCAGTTCCTCCGTATAATGTTGCTCCAACAAAACCATCTGCCAATTTATATTGATTTTCTGGTGAAGTTGAAGGCGATGTAATTAAGTTTCCGTTTTTATCGGTAACCAACCAACCTAAACAAAATTCAGCTGCACCTTTCATTAACGGATATCCTTCTTTTTTCAAATACCCTAAATCTTGTGTAAAAGTATAATGTTCCCAAATATGAGTGCTCAACCACGCTTGCGCCATTGGCCAGCATGCCCACATTGGATCTTCTTTTCCGAACTGTCCCACCGGATTGGTCATGGCCCAAATATCTGAATTGTGCGCCGCAGCCCAGCCTTTATCTACTCCATAAAAAGTCTTCGCTGTAACTTTTCCTGTTACCGAAAGATTTTTAATAAAGCTCAAAAGTGACGAATGCATTTCAGAAAGATTGGTATTTTCTGCCAGCCAGTAATTTTCTTCCAAATTGATATTCATCGTATAATTACTGCTCCAAGGCGGATTCACATACGGATTCCAAAGTCCTTGCAAATTGGCTGGAACTCCCAAAGTTCTTGACGAACTTATTAATAAATAACGTCCGAAATTGAAATATAGAATTTCTAGGTTTTTATCTTCTTTTCCGTCTGCATAACGTAATAAACGTTCGTCGGTCGGTAAATCTGGAGCGGTTGTTTTTCCTAAATCTAAATTGACGCGATTGAAGAATTTTTGATAATCGGCAATATGAGATTCTTTTAATTTATCGAATGGTGTTGCATAAGTTTTAGTAAGATTATGGGCTGCAATTGCTACATCATCTAAACCTTCCGATGCTGGGTTTTTGTCAAAACCGTTAAAACTTGTTGCGACAGAAACGTAAATAATCGCTTCGGTTGCGTCTTTTAAAGTCAACGTTTCTCTAGAGCTTGTAACCGTTCCGTCTGTTTTTTTAATTTGGACTAAACCTGTAAATCGTGTTCCTCTATCTTTTAAGCTCAAATATTTTTGAGGTACATTATATCCCGCGTTTTCATGAATTGGTGCAGAACCTGTTAAAACCAAAATATTATTTCTTACCTCAACATTTGATTTTAAAAGGCTTTTCAGATTGATATCAAAATTTAAAGCTCCTTTTTGATCGGCAGTCAATTTGATAATCATAACTTTATCTGGAGCCGACACAAAATATTCACGCGTATATTTTATGCCCGCCATTTCGTAACTTACTTTCGAAATGGCGTTCGAAAGATCCAGTTCTCTATGATAATTTACTGCTTTGCCTTTTTCAGAATTATTGATTTCTAATGTTCCTAAAGGCGCATACGATTCGGAATTTTTTCCTTGAACTTTTTTATTGAGTTCTTCTGCCAGTTTGTAATTTTCCTTTTGTAAAGCTTCACGAATTGCTGGAATGTTTTTATACGCTTCCGGACTCATATTGGCATTTACGGGTTCGCCCGACCAAAGTGTAATGTCATTCAGATAAATTTTATCTGAATTGGCTCCTCCAAAAACGGTTGCTCCCATTTTTCCGTTTCCTAAAACTAAGCTTTCTTCAAAGAATTCTGCGGGCTGTTTGTACCATAAAACATTTTTGGATTGCGCCGAAATGTTCGTGTAGTAAGATGTGAGAAGTAAAATGAAAAATGTTTTTTTAATCATATTTGGTTATATTATCCTAACAGGTTTTCAAAACCTGTTAGGTATTTATTTTTTATCTAAACTAATAAAAAAACTATTTGACACCTAACAGGTTTTGAAAACCTGTTAGGATAAAAAACATCAATGAGATTTATAGCCATTTTATGCGCGTGAGGGATAGGAGCAAGCTACCGAAGTAGCGCGGATAGCCCGACCCCGATAAGATAAGTGGGCGAATACAGATAAAGTATGTTTGCCCACTTATCTTATCGGGGTCACGCCCAAACTATTTACTCACTTTATATTTCTCATTCGCCGTTAGCATTTCCCAATTATCAGTTCTAAATGGCGATGCAGGAAATTTTTCTTTATTGAAAAGATTAATTGCCGTATCGTCGTCTGCCCACCCGTAATGAACTGCTACGGGATTTTGAACTTTATCACTTGAAACGATTATTTTATTGTCTTTAATTATCGCTTTCGCGGAATGAAAAACTTTGTCTGCACCCGCAATTTCGAAACCTTTTAATTCCTCATTATTTGGCGTTGATAATCCGCTGCCGACGTTATCGAAAGTAAGAATAATTTCGTTTCCTTTCATTGTTTGAGATTTATAAGTTGGGCCGCTGTGAACTTGTTTTTTGCCGTAAAGGTTATTCATTGCAATCGCTGCCAAGCGCAAACCAATGTCTTGTTTATTGGTTGGGTGAATGTCTTTTGCGTTTCCGATATCCGTTGTAACCGCCATTCCCGTGTTTGGCAATTTTAAAGTTTCCGATTGTGCTTCACGAAGTTCTGCCCAACGGCTTCCTTTTTGACTGTTTCCTCCAAATTCATCAAAAGTGGATAATTGAACGAAATAAAAAGGGAAATTTCCTTGTTTGAATTTCGTTCTCCAGTCATTAATCATTAACGGAAATGACTTTTTGTATTCTGCTGCTCTCCAAACATTTGCTTCTCCCTGATACCATAAAACGCCTTGCATCGCATAAGGAACCAACGGATTTACCATAGCATTGTACAATAATGACGGATAACTGTTTGGTGAAACTTCGATTCTCACTTTTACTACGTTGAATTTCCAAAGTCCTTCTAACGGAAGACTCGAATCTTTAAAGTCGATTTTTAAATCTTGCGGATCGCCGTAAATTCCACCACCGCCGCTGTAATCTGTAATTCTAACCGCGATTACGTTTGTTCCTTCTTTTAGAACATTTGCCGGAATTTTGTAGACTCTTTTGGCATCCCAAAGATTGTTTGTTCCAATTTCTACTCCGTTTACAAAGGTTTTGTCTTCGTCATCTACTTTTGCTAGATGTAAAACGGCTTCTTTTTTGGCTTGTTCTGCTGTTAAAACAACGGTTTTTCGCATCCAGACAATTCCGTCGATATTGCCAATCTGCTGATTTTCCCAAAGCGATGGCACTTTTATTTCTGGCCAGTTTTTGTCTTGGAAATTTGGGTTTTTAAATTGTTCTTCGTTTTCCATCGAAACATCAAAACCTTGCACTTTTTTCAGATTATCTAAAACCGATTTTTTATAGGTTTCAAAAATAGCATTGATATCTACGGTTGGAACATCGGCAATCATGGCTTTAAAATCGGGGCTGTTTTCGAAAGCTTCGCGGCTTGTCCAAGTCTCAACATTGGTTCCGCCCCAAGAAGTATTGATGATTCCAATTGGGATTTTTAATTCTGAATAAAGTTTTCTAGCAAAGTAATATCCAACCGCTGTAAAATTGCCTACATTTTCTTTGTTAGCTTCTTCCCATTTACCTTGTTTTAAATCATCTTTTGGAGTACCGCTTAAATCTTGGGCAACACCAAAATGACGAATCATTGGATAATCTGCACTGCTGATTTCTTTTTCTGAATTCATGGTTTTGAAAACCTGAAATTCCATATTCGATTGTCCGCTGCAAATCCAAACTTCACCAACCAAAACATTTTTGATCGTGATTTTATTTTTTCCAATAATGATCAATTCGAATGGTCCGCCGGCTTTTTCAGCATTCAAATTTACCGTCCACTTTCCGTTTTTATCGGCTGTTGTTTTCTTGATTTGCTTATTGAAATGAATTTCTACGCTTTCATTCGCATCAGCAAAACCCCAAATCGGAATTTGCTTGTCTCTTTGGAGCACCATTCCGTCAGAGAATATTAAAGGCATTCTTACGTTAGCGCTAGATATTACACTAAATATCAATAAAATAAAAACTATTGATTTTTTCATTTTTTCTAATTTAAATATTTTGAAACCATATAAGTGATATAAGTAAATATAAATTCTTAAAACAGATTAAACTTAAATTATCTTATATCACTTATATGGTTTAACTACATTTTTTTACTTTAATCCGTCTATTAAAGCGTTTAAAGCTTGTGTGTCGAAGACTGTATTATTGCTTCTGTTCATGATTCCGAAACCGTTGTTTCCTAGGCTTCCTTCGTCCCAATAAAAAGGTAATAATCCGTTTGCTTTTGCTGTTTTGACTACCGTTTTTAAATAATACGCTCTTGAGTTTAAATGCAAAGCCAGCGCATCTCCAGTTAAAGTGGTTCTTCGGATGGCTCCAAATTCTCCCAATAAAACCGGAATTCCTTTGTCAACAAATTGGGTTTTCATCAATTTGAAATTCTTTTCTAAATCGGCTTCTTCTCCCCAAGTTGCATTTCGTTCTGTATCTGTTGTAGAATGAAATCCTGTTCCCCAATAATAGAACATTTTACCCCAAGTTTCGTCTTTGGTTAAACCAGCAAAATTCCATGGAGAATAATAATGTACTTCTACCATCATTCTACCTGTAACCTTATCTACTGGCAATGTAGTCATTAATTTATTTGTTTTTTCAATATCTGTTGTTGGACCTTGTACAACTAAAACACGGGTTGCGTTTTTTCCTCCTGTAGAACGAACGGCATCGATAAAAGTCTGATGATACGAAGTTAAAACTGCCATTTGCGCTGCATCTTCAACCGCTGGTTCGTTGGCACTTGCGAAAAGCAAATGTTCGTCGAAACCTCTTAAATGTGTTGCGATTTGTTCCCAAAAAGCTTTTTGTTTGGCGTTGTTTTCTACTTTTTTAGCTTCGGTAATATTATTCTCTAGCCACCCGCCGTCCCAGTGAATGTTTACTACAACATACATATCGTTATCAACACAATATTGCACGACTTCTTTCACTCGGTTTAACCAATCAGTTTTAATTTTTGCTGTTGCTGTATTTTCTAAATTTTGATTCCAAGAACACGGAATTCTAATGGCATTGAAACCATTTGCTTTTACAGCATCAATTAATGCTTTGGTTACTTTTGGATTTCCCCAAGCGGTTTCGCCTCCGGTTGCTTCTAATGTATTTCCGATATTCCAGCCTAATTTGATTTTTGCTGCCAATTCAACAGCAGAACTTCCCATTCCACTTGCATCAGCCGCAATCGGATTGGTATTATAACTCGGATATAAACTTCCTGCAGCTTGAGAAACTGAAATTGTTGTGGATGGCACTTCACTGCCCGTTAAAGTAATCACCGCATTTCGCAGCGCCGTAGTGGTGTTTTCTAAAGCTGTAATTTTTATGATTGTACTTCCCGAAGTTCCAGCAGTCGAACTTAGCTTTATCCAGCTCACAGAATTACTCAATGTCCAAGCAACTCCATTGGAATTAACCGTTACTTCAATTGTATTTTCTTTACTTTCAAAATCGATCTTATTGGTACTCGCAGAAAGCATTTTTATACTTACCGGAGTTTCTTCTTTGTCTGAACTGCAGGCTGAAACTCCTAGGAAAACAAAACATAAAATAAAGCTCAAGACATAATCTTTGATTGTTTGTTTCATTTGGTTTGGTTTAAGTTAAGTGTAAGTTTTTAAAACCAACGCCAGCTTTTTATGGGCTGGCGTTGAGAGTTTGGTTATTTTATAGCAATAACAATTTATTTAACTGTTACCTGAATTTCTTTTTTAATATCTCTTGAAGAAGTTCCTAACTTAATAGTATATTTTCCAGGTTCAACTGTCCATTTTTTGGCAGCAACATCGTAGTAAGCCA from Flavobacterium sp. KACC 22763 includes these protein-coding regions:
- a CDS encoding glycoside hydrolase family 95 protein produces the protein MIKKTFFILLLTSYYTNISAQSKNVLWYKQPAEFFEESLVLGNGKMGATVFGGANSDKIYLNDITLWSGEPVNANMSPEAYKNIPAIREALQKENYKLAEELNKKVQGKNSESYAPLGTLEINNSEKGKAVNYHRELDLSNAISKVSYEMAGIKYTREYFVSAPDKVMIIKLTADQKGALNFDINLKSLLKSNVEVRNNILVLTGSAPIHENAGYNVPQKYLSLKDRGTRFTGLVQIKKTDGTVTSSRETLTLKDATEAIIYVSVATSFNGFDKNPASEGLDDVAIAAHNLTKTYATPFDKLKESHIADYQKFFNRVNLDLGKTTAPDLPTDERLLRYADGKEDKNLEILYFNFGRYLLISSSRTLGVPANLQGLWNPYVNPPWSSNYTMNINLEENYWLAENTNLSEMHSSLLSFIKNLSVTGKVTAKTFYGVDKGWAAAHNSDIWAMTNPVGQFGKEDPMWACWPMAQAWLSTHIWEHYTFTQDLGYLKKEGYPLMKGAAEFCLGWLVTDKNGNLITSPSTSPENQYKLADGFVGATLYGGTADLAMIRECFDKTIKASKVLNTDADFRKKLETALSKLHPYQIGKKGNLQEWYFDWDDDEPKHRHQSHLFGLFPGDHITPLKTPDLAEASKKTLEIKGDETTGWSKGWRINLWARLWDGNRAYKMYRELLRYVDPDGKKTEKPRRGGGTYPNLFDAHPPFQIDGNFGGAAAVAEMLVQSDENEIRLLPALPDAWAEGSVSGICARGGFEIEMNWSDRKIQRVIISSKNGGKTTLIYGDKKQEIVLKKGDKKEINW
- a CDS encoding sialate O-acetylesterase, producing MKKSIVFILLIFSVISSANVRMPLIFSDGMVLQRDKQIPIWGFADANESVEIHFNKQIKKTTADKNGKWTVNLNAEKAGGPFELIIIGKNKITIKNVLVGEVWICSGQSNMEFQVFKTMNSEKEISSADYPMIRHFGVAQDLSGTPKDDLKQGKWEEANKENVGNFTAVGYYFARKLYSELKIPIGIINTSWGGTNVETWTSREAFENSPDFKAMIADVPTVDINAIFETYKKSVLDNLKKVQGFDVSMENEEQFKNPNFQDKNWPEIKVPSLWENQQIGNIDGIVWMRKTVVLTAEQAKKEAVLHLAKVDDEDKTFVNGVEIGTNNLWDAKRVYKIPANVLKEGTNVIAVRITDYSGGGGIYGDPQDLKIDFKDSSLPLEGLWKFNVVKVRIEVSPNSYPSLLYNAMVNPLVPYAMQGVLWYQGEANVWRAAEYKKSFPLMINDWRTKFKQGNFPFYFVQLSTFDEFGGNSQKGSRWAELREAQSETLKLPNTGMAVTTDIGNAKDIHPTNKQDIGLRLAAIAMNNLYGKKQVHSGPTYKSQTMKGNEIILTFDNVGSGLSTPNNEELKGFEIAGADKVFHSAKAIIKDNKIIVSSDKVQNPVAVHYGWADDDTAINLFNKEKFPASPFRTDNWEMLTANEKYKVSK
- a CDS encoding cellulase family glycosylhydrolase, with translation MKQTIKDYVLSFILCFVFLGVSACSSDKEETPVSIKMLSASTNKIDFESKENTIEVTVNSNGVAWTLSNSVSWIKLSSTAGTSGSTIIKITALENTTTALRNAVITLTGSEVPSTTISVSQAAGSLYPSYNTNPIAADASGMGSSAVELAAKIKLGWNIGNTLEATGGETAWGNPKVTKALIDAVKANGFNAIRIPCSWNQNLENTATAKIKTDWLNRVKEVVQYCVDNDMYVVVNIHWDGGWLENNITEAKKVENNAKQKAFWEQIATHLRGFDEHLLFASANEPAVEDAAQMAVLTSYHQTFIDAVRSTGGKNATRVLVVQGPTTDIEKTNKLMTTLPVDKVTGRMMVEVHYYSPWNFAGLTKDETWGKMFYYWGTGFHSTTDTERNATWGEEADLEKNFKLMKTQFVDKGIPVLLGEFGAIRRTTLTGDALALHLNSRAYYLKTVVKTAKANGLLPFYWDEGSLGNNGFGIMNRSNNTVFDTQALNALIDGLK